From Triticum urartu cultivar G1812 chromosome 2, Tu2.1, whole genome shotgun sequence, a single genomic window includes:
- the LOC125537576 gene encoding E3 ubiquitin-protein ligase RNF43-like, whose protein sequence is MTMAHSCHGYDLVLRRYLLALHHLLHCVRFVAAVVLDRLGIASFEGEMLPGEPWSELVDTAPMERLMEAAFWQSSSPPKANRSSSWTAPQYRRRRVAPADVEGAEDDDGSVGICAICLAALDVGGQLVAELCNCSHAFHAACIDSWIGSGEAAGTCPLCRTPTVPTTAWWNGGGYAERRRRPVRRRDGARDGAI, encoded by the coding sequence ATGACCATGGCCCATTCCTGCCACGGCTACGATCTTGTGCTGCGACGGTATCTCTTGGCCCTGCACCACCTCCTCCACTGCGTCCGCTTCGTCGCGGCGGTCGTCCTGGACCGCCTCGGCATCGCCTCGTTCGAAGGCGAGATGCTGCCCGGTGAGCCTTGGAGCGAGCTCGTCGACACTGCGCCGATGGAGCGCCTCATGGAGGCAGCGTTCTGGCAGTCCAGCTCGCCGCCGAAGGCGAACCGTTCGTCTTCATGGACGGCGCCACAGTACAGACGACGGCGGGTTGCGCCGGCGGATGTGGAGGGAGCCGAGGACGACGACGGGAGCGTGGGCATCTGCGCGATTTGCTTGGCGGCGCTCGACGTGGGAGGGCAGCTCGTCGCGGAGTTGTGCAACTGCTCGCATGCGTTCCACGCCGCCTGCATCGACTCTTGGATCGGCAGCGGCGAGGCCGCCGGCACTTGCCCGTTGTGCCGCACCCCGACGGTACCAACAACGGCGTGGTGGAACGGTGGCGGCTACGCGGAGCGGCGGCGACGGCCTGTGAGGAGGAGAGACGGGGCCCGGGACGGCGCTATTTAA
- the LOC125533811 gene encoding E3 ubiquitin-protein ligase EL5-like, with amino-acid sequence MTFPLVCYCNAVPRPIAAVFRFLHATALAFVLILCLLGLYEFPYTPEEHAALISGPRRRPNRDGALPETVKRRLPPVEFAAHLAERSRSSTSKRPGRHEDEEEDDGGDASTCRVCLERLEPTDEVRPLGNCAHAFHRGCIDRWIDVGEATCPLCRSSLLPRQRGGLLASARARFSG; translated from the coding sequence ATGACCTTCCCGCTGGTGTGCTACTGCAACGCGGTGCCCCGGCCTATCGCCGCCGTGTTCAGGTTCCTCCACGCCACCGCGCTGGCCTTCGTGCTCATCCTCTGCCTCCTCGGCCTCTACGAGTTCCCCTACACCCCCGAGGAGCACGCGGCGCTCATCAGCGGCCCTCGCCGCCGTCCCAACCGGGACGGCGCGCTTCCGGAGACGGTGAAGCGGCGGCTGCCCCCCGTCGAGTTCGCCGCGCACCTGGCGGAGCGGTCCCGATCGTCGACGTCTAAGAGGCCGGGTCGCcacgaggacgaggaggaggacgacggcgGCGACGCGAGCACGTGCAGGGTGTGCCTGGAGCGGCTGGAGCCGACGGACGAGGTGCGGCCGCTGGGCAACTGCGCCCACGCCTTCCACAGAGGCTGCATCGACCGGTGGATCGACGTCGGCGAGGCGACGTGCCCGCTGTGCCGGTCCAGCCTGCTGCCTCGTCAGCGCGGGGGGCTGCTCGCCAGTGCCAGGGCCCGGTTCAGCGGCTAG